Proteins co-encoded in one Salvia splendens isolate huo1 chromosome 4, SspV2, whole genome shotgun sequence genomic window:
- the LOC121798438 gene encoding uncharacterized protein LOC121798438, with the protein MALSLGKLSLIVGAGLVGSVLAKEGRMPNVSDVFSGAFKIVFKQLKQDGPAASRPKPRNDSLMQQVNSLREELQLLASNRSVTIVTGERSASGKYGIVIITVVVGYGYIWWKGWKISDMMFATRCSLNDACSSVAKQLETVYSSVLVTKKHLSSRIDRVDCKIDEVADHTTATKDEVSELRGNVKSIDSKFHTVHHVVRSLETKISRIEVRQNQLNSGVENLVGYAWNLENTKSMEHIEGASSSSRPALELPKVSPSRALGEPPSPSTANGSLKKQAAFLPPASGLKELYGTSVDVGVSDVSSVPLGSNGIHASEDTNIDNTSSGLFGRFSGFSLLSRSRSAVPSAK; encoded by the exons GCCTTGTGGGGTCGGTTCTTGCCAAGGAGGGCCGGATGCCTAATGTTTCTGATGTTTTCTCTGGTGCATTTAAG ATCGTTTTCAAGCAACTTAAACAAGATGGTCCCGCTGCTTCCCGACCCAAACCGCGAAATGATTCTTTGATGCAACAG GTTAACAGCCTTCGAGAAGAGCTGCAACTCTTGGCATCAAATAGATCTGTTACAATTGTTACTGGAGAACGATCAG CATCTGGGAAATATGGAATAGTAATTATTACTGTAGTTGTTGGATATGGCTACATTTGGTGGAAG GGTTGGAAGATTTCTGATATGATGTTTGCAACTAGGTGTAGCTTGAATGATGCATGCTCTTCTGTAGCTAAACAACTTGAGACTGTGTACTCTTCTGTTTTG GTCACTAAAAAACATCTGTCCTCGAGAATTGATCGGGTAGATTGTAAAATTGATGAGGTTGCTGATCATACAACAGCAACGAAAGATGAG GTGTCTGAACTGCGTGGCAATGTTAAATCGATTGATTCAAAATTCCACACTGTTCATCATGTAGTGCGGTCACTG GAAACTAAGATCAGCAGGATAGAAGTGAGACAG AATCAACTGAACTCTGGAGTGGAAAATTTGGTAGGCTATGCATGGAATCTTGAAAACACCAAAAGCATGGAGCATATTGAG GGAGCATCTAGTTCCTCCAGACCTGCCCTTGAACTGCCAAAAGTATCTCCATCAAGG GCTTTAGGTGAGCCACCATCACCATCTACTGCTAATGGATCTCTTAAGAAGCAGGCTGCATTTCTGCCTCCTGCTTCAGGCCTCAAG GAGCTGTATGGAACGTCAGTTGATGTTGGTGTGTCGGACGTGAGTAGTGTTCCTCTGGGATCAAATGGGATTCATGCCTCTGAAGACACAAATATAGACAACACATCTAGTGGTTTGTTCGGAAGATTTTCAGGATTTTCATTGCTGTCAAGAAGCCGCAGTGCGGTGCCATCTGCCAAGTAG
- the LOC121798455 gene encoding squamosa promoter-binding-like protein 18 isoform X2: protein MFVLVSNFWFLSLSGMESSSKRSKAPASVAHCLVDRCSADLRLCREYHRRHKVCEAHSKTPRVTIGGREQRFCQQCSRFHSLVEFDEGKRSCRKRLDGHNRRRRRKAQTRSSSTRMEERLVSFSREPQIVAGVMGYPWSGVDVNDGNEIGEGALQQQQLSYLDTAAAAAHQLESSSSSAFVSPNMMMECDGALPLLSFPPPAIAIDYHQTTLHFPHHNVGSSHQTLSFMWD, encoded by the exons ATGTTTGTTTTAGTCTCTAATTTTTGGTTCCTAAGTTTGTCAG GAATGGAGTCATCATCAAAGAGGTCCAAGGCCCCTGCAAGTGTTGCGCATTGCTTGGTGGACCGATGCAGCGCTGATTTAAGGTTGTGCAGAGAGTATCACCGGCGGCATAAGGTCTGTGAAGCTCACTCGAAGACCCCTAGGGTGACGATTGGGGGTCGAGAGCAGCGCTTTTGCCAGCAGTGCAGCAG GTTCCACTCACTGGTGGAGTTTGACGAAGGAAAACGCAGCTGCAGGAAGCGGCTTGATGGGCACAacaggaggcggaggaggaaggCCCAAACACGCAGCTCTTCTACTCGAATGGAGGAAAGGCTGGTGTCATTCAGCAGGGAGCCACAGATAGTAGCTGGTGTGATGGGATACCCTTGGTCCGGGGTGGATGTGAACGACGGGAATGAAATAGGAGAAGGCGcgttgcagcagcagcagctcagCTACTTGGacacagcagcagcagcagctcatCAACTGGAAAGCAGTAGCTCCTCAGCCTTTGTATCACCAAATATGATGATGGAATGTGATGGTGCTCTCCCTCTTCTGTCATTTCCCCCTCCCGCCATCGCCATCGACTATCATCAAACCACCTTGCATTTTCCTCACCACAATGTTGGATCATCCCATCAAACTCTCTCTTTCATGTGGGACTAG
- the LOC121798455 gene encoding squamosa promoter-binding-like protein 18 isoform X1: MESLSENEWMETLSQPLPFALVRMESSSKRSKAPASVAHCLVDRCSADLRLCREYHRRHKVCEAHSKTPRVTIGGREQRFCQQCSRFHSLVEFDEGKRSCRKRLDGHNRRRRRKAQTRSSSTRMEERLVSFSREPQIVAGVMGYPWSGVDVNDGNEIGEGALQQQQLSYLDTAAAAAHQLESSSSSAFVSPNMMMECDGALPLLSFPPPAIAIDYHQTTLHFPHHNVGSSHQTLSFMWD, translated from the exons ATGGAGTCTCTGTCAGAGAATGAATGGATGGAAACACTAAGTCAACCTTTACCATTTGCACTTGTCC GAATGGAGTCATCATCAAAGAGGTCCAAGGCCCCTGCAAGTGTTGCGCATTGCTTGGTGGACCGATGCAGCGCTGATTTAAGGTTGTGCAGAGAGTATCACCGGCGGCATAAGGTCTGTGAAGCTCACTCGAAGACCCCTAGGGTGACGATTGGGGGTCGAGAGCAGCGCTTTTGCCAGCAGTGCAGCAG GTTCCACTCACTGGTGGAGTTTGACGAAGGAAAACGCAGCTGCAGGAAGCGGCTTGATGGGCACAacaggaggcggaggaggaaggCCCAAACACGCAGCTCTTCTACTCGAATGGAGGAAAGGCTGGTGTCATTCAGCAGGGAGCCACAGATAGTAGCTGGTGTGATGGGATACCCTTGGTCCGGGGTGGATGTGAACGACGGGAATGAAATAGGAGAAGGCGcgttgcagcagcagcagctcagCTACTTGGacacagcagcagcagcagctcatCAACTGGAAAGCAGTAGCTCCTCAGCCTTTGTATCACCAAATATGATGATGGAATGTGATGGTGCTCTCCCTCTTCTGTCATTTCCCCCTCCCGCCATCGCCATCGACTATCATCAAACCACCTTGCATTTTCCTCACCACAATGTTGGATCATCCCATCAAACTCTCTCTTTCATGTGGGACTAG
- the LOC121798455 gene encoding squamosa promoter-binding-like protein 18 isoform X3 — MLYSLRMESSSKRSKAPASVAHCLVDRCSADLRLCREYHRRHKVCEAHSKTPRVTIGGREQRFCQQCSRFHSLVEFDEGKRSCRKRLDGHNRRRRRKAQTRSSSTRMEERLVSFSREPQIVAGVMGYPWSGVDVNDGNEIGEGALQQQQLSYLDTAAAAAHQLESSSSSAFVSPNMMMECDGALPLLSFPPPAIAIDYHQTTLHFPHHNVGSSHQTLSFMWD; from the exons ATGCTATACTCATTGa GAATGGAGTCATCATCAAAGAGGTCCAAGGCCCCTGCAAGTGTTGCGCATTGCTTGGTGGACCGATGCAGCGCTGATTTAAGGTTGTGCAGAGAGTATCACCGGCGGCATAAGGTCTGTGAAGCTCACTCGAAGACCCCTAGGGTGACGATTGGGGGTCGAGAGCAGCGCTTTTGCCAGCAGTGCAGCAG GTTCCACTCACTGGTGGAGTTTGACGAAGGAAAACGCAGCTGCAGGAAGCGGCTTGATGGGCACAacaggaggcggaggaggaaggCCCAAACACGCAGCTCTTCTACTCGAATGGAGGAAAGGCTGGTGTCATTCAGCAGGGAGCCACAGATAGTAGCTGGTGTGATGGGATACCCTTGGTCCGGGGTGGATGTGAACGACGGGAATGAAATAGGAGAAGGCGcgttgcagcagcagcagctcagCTACTTGGacacagcagcagcagcagctcatCAACTGGAAAGCAGTAGCTCCTCAGCCTTTGTATCACCAAATATGATGATGGAATGTGATGGTGCTCTCCCTCTTCTGTCATTTCCCCCTCCCGCCATCGCCATCGACTATCATCAAACCACCTTGCATTTTCCTCACCACAATGTTGGATCATCCCATCAAACTCTCTCTTTCATGTGGGACTAG
- the LOC121798455 gene encoding squamosa promoter-binding-like protein 18 isoform X4, with translation MESSSKRSKAPASVAHCLVDRCSADLRLCREYHRRHKVCEAHSKTPRVTIGGREQRFCQQCSRFHSLVEFDEGKRSCRKRLDGHNRRRRRKAQTRSSSTRMEERLVSFSREPQIVAGVMGYPWSGVDVNDGNEIGEGALQQQQLSYLDTAAAAAHQLESSSSSAFVSPNMMMECDGALPLLSFPPPAIAIDYHQTTLHFPHHNVGSSHQTLSFMWD, from the exons ATGGAGTCATCATCAAAGAGGTCCAAGGCCCCTGCAAGTGTTGCGCATTGCTTGGTGGACCGATGCAGCGCTGATTTAAGGTTGTGCAGAGAGTATCACCGGCGGCATAAGGTCTGTGAAGCTCACTCGAAGACCCCTAGGGTGACGATTGGGGGTCGAGAGCAGCGCTTTTGCCAGCAGTGCAGCAG GTTCCACTCACTGGTGGAGTTTGACGAAGGAAAACGCAGCTGCAGGAAGCGGCTTGATGGGCACAacaggaggcggaggaggaaggCCCAAACACGCAGCTCTTCTACTCGAATGGAGGAAAGGCTGGTGTCATTCAGCAGGGAGCCACAGATAGTAGCTGGTGTGATGGGATACCCTTGGTCCGGGGTGGATGTGAACGACGGGAATGAAATAGGAGAAGGCGcgttgcagcagcagcagctcagCTACTTGGacacagcagcagcagcagctcatCAACTGGAAAGCAGTAGCTCCTCAGCCTTTGTATCACCAAATATGATGATGGAATGTGATGGTGCTCTCCCTCTTCTGTCATTTCCCCCTCCCGCCATCGCCATCGACTATCATCAAACCACCTTGCATTTTCCTCACCACAATGTTGGATCATCCCATCAAACTCTCTCTTTCATGTGGGACTAG